CCCacccttaaggtggtatctccctgcacttgcgtcaagcttgcgtcactgcggggttcattcgctgcgtcactgttttgttatgttctccgacttttataatttagatattgcgtgatacgtaaaaatatgacttagaagacgacaagaTACGCAGTAAGGCACTTCGTTCctaatctctgaaattcgttgagtatcttttgaaccccgcagtgacgcaagcttggctCAAGTGCTGTGAGATACTAGCCTTATATTTAGTGAACACTATAAATTCCATGTCGACAAAGCGTCGGTACCGATTCTTTCAGAATGTTTATCATATACCTGACGTATAAAATCAAAAGTGTACAAATCAATAATATCAAACAGAAATTCAGTCAAGTAATAATAGTAGCATTCTGTTTTCTAGGCATCCATCTGTAACCATGGCTACCATCACGCGGATGCCCGTTGCCCTGGTAACGGGAGGCGGGAGCGGCATCGGCCGTGCCACGGCGGTCAGATTTGCAGAGCTCGGGTACAGCTGTGTGGTGGCCGATATCGACGAGCAGAGCGCCAAGGAGACACTGGACATGCTCCAAACTCCGGGCATCGCCGTGCAGGTGGACGTTACCATGGTGACCAGCGTGGAAGCCATGGTAACCGCGGCGGTTCAGCGCTTCGGGCGGATCGACTGCGCCTTTAACGGCGCCGGGATCTTGGGAGCTTCGGCACGGATCGTGGAGTCGCCCGAGGACGCGTTCGACCGCGTCATGGACGTGAACGTGAAGGGCGTGTGGCTGTGTCTGAAGTACGAGATCGCCCAGATGCTGCAGCAGGAGCCCGTCGTGAGCGACCCGGCTAGATGGGCCGACAAGCCGCACGTGTGTCGCTTCCGCGGGGTGCGGGGTAGTATCGTCAACGCCAGCAGCTATGCAGGTGTGAAGCCCTTAATGTATTACAGCCCCTACTGTGCGTCGAAGTGGGCAATTCTGGGTCTAACGCAGACAGCCGCAATGGAGTACGCCTCAGACGGGATACGTGTGAACGCCGTCTGTCCGTATCTTACCGCTACTCCCATGGGAACGCTCCTTAAGGAACAGTCGCCACCAGATATTCAGCACATGCTAGACCCTACAGGTCACCCCTTGGGTCGCCATGCAGCGCCCGAGGAGGTTGCGGAGGCCGTTTGTTGGCTCTGCAGCGACGCCTGTCCGTTCACGACGGGAGAGCACTTGAAGATCACAGGTGGACTGTGAAAGGAAACTGGTTACAaaagtatcctatttgtcctggccatctatccgccctccgttataaagtgatggggaatcgtcgtctggagcctaaagtcacctatgcgcTGAGAGAATCCTGAGACGACCGCCTACAAGCGGGCGTCTAATTCCGCGCAAAGCAGAAAAACTTCCGAGGGCTGGGCGGGTGGgtcgcttcaggctccagacgtaGTCGGAGGGCGGCCTAACGAGTGACGAGATGCCCCTAATCTGCATACTAGTATTTATACAATGGATGGATCACGTGTCTAACATCCGGGCGAATAGGCGACCAGAATAAATAGCAAAATTTCTGGGATCTTTTCAATACGAGCCTCCCTAAACCCTCGTCCAGTCAGCTCGTTCAGCTCATTCTTTTCCGCCCCCAACCCACccacaaaaatacttttttggtCTCCCAGAGTCTAAAAATTTTACCAGTCTGGATGTGACATCA
This genomic stretch from Branchiostoma floridae strain S238N-H82 chromosome 13, Bfl_VNyyK, whole genome shotgun sequence harbors:
- the LOC118429065 gene encoding 2,5-dichloro-2,5-cyclohexadiene-1,4-diol dehydrogenase-like → MATITRMPVALVTGGGSGIGRATAVRFAELGYSCVVADIDEQSAKETLDMLQTPGIAVQVDVTMVTSVEAMVTAAVQRFGRIDCAFNGAGILGASARIVESPEDAFDRVMDVNVKGVWLCLKYEIAQMLQQEPVVSDPARWADKPHVCRFRGVRGSIVNASSYAGVKPLMYYSPYCASKWAILGLTQTAAMEYASDGIRVNAVCPYLTATPMGTLLKEQSPPDIQHMLDPTGHPLGRHAAPEEVAEAVCWLCSDACPFTTGEHLKITGGL